The following are encoded together in the Arcobacter aquimarinus genome:
- a CDS encoding ABC transporter substrate-binding protein — translation MIKKLLKIIFIFTISINNLLFGLEKVTLQLEWKHQFEFAGFYTAIEKGYYEDIGIDLEIKEFHDGINISQDVLNGKSTFGISSSALILERLNNKPIVLIASYFKQNALALVTKPEIKSPNDLKNKKIMALDWEMGHTSLGVMLKDFGINKNDYDLVLHDYQIEKFINGEVDAMSIFTTSQPYELDKLGVNYNILNPANFGIYSYDVELFTSEDTINKHPKMVEDFVNATNKGWEYAFNNKEEIVDLIYNKYSKRKTKEALLYEANQTEQIFKTNIFKIGAIAPELIKLNADMYTNLGLVDKNLKITNLLNGYYYFNNPNKYTFSYEELLYLKNNPTLKIHNESNWPPFNFIKNNKATGFSIDYMNLLASKLGIQVEYISGFSWDEYIEKLKNNEIDVMLNISKTPQRENFFNFTTSYMESIDTVFVKSNINNFKSLNDFKGKKLAVLKGFYEEELLKKLYPEIKLIFVENSLDGLKKVMFNEVDGFFDNLIVANYFLKNNFITNLKPAFEIKDKNFNLDLRIATNKSNTILRDILEKGKNLITEDELLDLKRKWIDSKKEKFVPEINLTKNEKIYLQKKQVITMCVDPDWVPFEKINENKEHEGIAADLIAIISKKLNIDIKLIPTKTWEESLEFSKNKKCDILSFLNETPKRKEWLNFTNTIFKDPNVIIARNEFQNTKSLLEIENRTIAIPKESAMYELFEKDFPNLKIIPVDSENEAFSLVENRKVDMTVRSLIIAVHTIQKENLFNLKIVDKPLKYKNLLKIGVIKEEPILLNILNKTIETITKEEEENIINKHLTIKIPNNKEYIDIFIYTIIFIILLTLLIIFWNYQLRKRIEIEIKKNNEQQNIMFQQNKQAELGNLIGNISHQWRDSLTKIGYINLNLRARLLQNKEIPKEFMDKSTLEIEKSLDFMSETMQNFLDYYKPSSNIYKFEVYDSIISALSIIDTKIKNSNLHIEFLGDFDVKIKGIRNEWMQVWINIIINSINISIMRDIKNPQIEIYLSKNEIVFQDNCGKIKEELLEKINKEKYTGIGIKMAKEIANKNNQEMIISNSKKGAIFKFVKYSN, via the coding sequence AACTACTAAAAATCATATTTATTTTTACTATTTCAATAAATAATTTATTATTTGGTTTAGAAAAAGTAACCCTACAACTAGAATGGAAACATCAGTTTGAATTTGCTGGTTTTTATACTGCTATTGAAAAAGGTTATTATGAAGACATTGGTATTGACCTTGAAATCAAAGAGTTTCATGATGGCATTAACATTTCTCAAGACGTCTTAAATGGCAAATCTACTTTTGGTATCTCTTCTTCTGCTTTAATTTTAGAAAGGCTCAACAACAAACCTATTGTTTTAATCGCTTCTTATTTCAAGCAAAATGCTCTTGCTTTAGTTACCAAACCTGAAATTAAATCTCCAAATGATTTAAAAAACAAAAAAATTATGGCTTTAGATTGGGAAATGGGTCATACTAGTTTAGGAGTTATGTTAAAAGATTTTGGCATTAACAAGAACGATTATGATTTAGTTTTACACGATTATCAAATTGAAAAGTTCATAAATGGAGAAGTTGATGCTATGAGCATATTTACTACTTCTCAACCTTACGAGCTAGACAAGCTTGGAGTTAATTACAATATTTTAAATCCTGCTAATTTTGGAATATACTCTTATGATGTTGAGTTATTTACAAGCGAGGACACAATAAACAAACATCCAAAGATGGTAGAGGATTTTGTAAATGCTACAAATAAAGGTTGGGAGTATGCCTTTAACAATAAAGAAGAGATAGTAGATTTAATATATAACAAATATTCAAAAAGAAAAACAAAAGAAGCTTTATTATATGAAGCAAATCAAACAGAGCAGATATTCAAAACAAACATATTTAAAATAGGAGCAATAGCTCCTGAGTTAATAAAACTAAATGCTGACATGTATACAAATCTTGGTTTAGTTGACAAAAACTTAAAAATTACTAATTTATTGAATGGGTATTACTATTTTAACAATCCAAATAAATATACTTTTTCTTATGAAGAACTATTATATTTAAAAAACAACCCTACCCTTAAAATACACAATGAATCAAATTGGCCCCCTTTTAATTTTATAAAAAATAATAAAGCAACTGGTTTTTCTATTGATTATATGAATCTTTTAGCCTCAAAACTTGGAATACAAGTAGAATATATTTCAGGTTTTAGCTGGGATGAGTATATAGAAAAATTAAAAAACAATGAAATTGATGTAATGTTAAATATCTCAAAAACACCTCAAAGAGAAAATTTTTTTAATTTTACTACTTCATATATGGAATCAATAGACACTGTATTTGTAAAAAGTAACATAAATAATTTTAAATCTTTAAATGATTTTAAAGGCAAAAAATTAGCTGTTTTAAAAGGTTTCTATGAGGAAGAGTTATTGAAAAAACTTTACCCAGAAATAAAACTTATTTTTGTAGAAAATTCATTAGATGGTCTAAAAAAAGTTATGTTTAATGAAGTGGATGGTTTTTTTGATAATCTAATAGTTGCGAACTATTTCTTAAAAAATAATTTTATAACAAATCTAAAACCTGCTTTTGAAATAAAGGATAAAAATTTCAACTTAGATTTAAGAATAGCTACCAATAAATCAAATACCATTTTAAGAGATATTTTAGAAAAAGGTAAAAACCTAATAACAGAAGATGAACTTTTAGATTTAAAAAGAAAATGGATTGATTCTAAAAAAGAAAAATTTGTACCAGAAATAAATCTAACAAAAAATGAAAAAATATATCTTCAAAAAAAACAAGTTATCACTATGTGTGTTGACCCAGATTGGGTGCCTTTTGAAAAAATAAATGAAAATAAAGAACATGAAGGAATTGCTGCTGATTTAATCGCTATTATTTCAAAAAAACTAAATATTGATATAAAACTTATCCCTACAAAAACTTGGGAAGAGAGTCTTGAATTCTCAAAAAATAAAAAATGTGATATTTTAAGTTTTTTAAATGAAACTCCAAAAAGAAAAGAGTGGTTAAATTTCACTAATACTATCTTTAAAGATCCGAATGTAATAATTGCAAGAAATGAATTTCAAAATACTAAAAGTTTACTAGAGATTGAAAATAGAACTATAGCAATACCTAAAGAAAGTGCAATGTATGAACTTTTTGAAAAAGATTTTCCAAATTTAAAAATTATTCCTGTTGATTCCGAAAATGAAGCTTTTTCTTTAGTTGAAAATAGAAAAGTAGATATGACTGTTAGGTCATTAATAATAGCAGTTCATACAATACAAAAAGAGAATCTTTTTAATTTAAAAATAGTTGACAAACCTTTAAAATATAAAAATTTATTAAAAATTGGAGTTATAAAAGAAGAACCTATTTTATTAAATATTTTAAATAAAACTATAGAAACTATCACTAAAGAAGAAGAAGAAAATATAATAAATAAACATCTTACTATAAAAATCCCTAATAATAAAGAATATATTGATATTTTCATATATACAATTATTTTTATTATTTTACTTACTCTATTAATAATTTTTTGGAATTATCAATTAAGAAAAAGAATAGAAATAGAAATTAAAAAAAACAATGAACAACAAAATATTATGTTTCAACAAAATAAACAAGCAGAACTTGGAAACTTAATAGGAAATATTTCCCATCAATGGAGAGATTCTCTTACAAAAATTGGTTATATAAATTTAAATTTAAGAGCTAGACTTTTACAAAATAAAGAAATTCCAAAAGAATTTATGGATAAAAGTACTCTTGAAATTGAAAAAAGCTTAGATTTTATGTCTGAAACTATGCAGAATTTTTTAGATTATTATAAACCTTCATCAAATATTTATAAATTCGAAGTTTATGACTCCATAATAAGTGCATTAAGTATAATAGATACTAAAATCAAAAATTCTAATCTTCATATTGAATTTTTAGGGGATTTTGATGTGAAAATAAAAGGAATTAGAAATGAATGGATGCAAGTTTGGATAAATATAATTATAAATTCTATAAATATTTCAATTATGAGAGATATAAAGAATCCTCAAATTGAGATTTATTTAAGTAAAAATGAGATTGTATTTCAAGATAATTGTGGAAAAATAAAAGAAGAACTTTTGGAAAAAATAAATAAAGAAAAATATACAGGTATTGGTATAAAAATGGCAAAAGAGATAGCTAATAAAAATAATCAAGAAATGATTATTTCAAATTCAAAAAAAGGTGCGATATTTAAATTTGTAAAATATTCTAACTAA
- the guaB gene encoding IMP dehydrogenase, which translates to MRIRKRALTFEDVLLVPAKSEVLPKEVCIKTKLTKKIELNIPFVSAAMDTVTEFEAAIAMARLGGIGIIHKNMDIETQVLQCKKVKKSESGMIIDPITIKPSQTLQDAEDIMASYRISGVPVVDDNNILVGILTNRDMRFTKDFTQKAKDKMTIMPLVTAKEGTTLEEAADIMHANKIEKLPIVDNNNRLIGLITIKDINKKREYPNANKDEFGRLRVGAAIGVGQLDRARALVAVGVDVLVLDSAHGHSKGILDTVKAIKAEMDVQIIAGNVATAEATADLIAAGADAVKVGIGPGSICTTRIVAGVGIPQISAIDECAAEGAKTGTPIIADGGIKYSGDVAKALAVGASSVMMGSALAGTDESPGEVVLFQGRKFKTYRGMGSIGAMTKGSTDRYFQEGTAADKLVPEGIEGRVAYRGSIADIIHQMVGGLRSSMGYLGSKDIPTFQERAEFVEITSAGLRESHVHDVTITNEAPNYHI; encoded by the coding sequence ATGAGAATTAGAAAAAGAGCATTGACATTTGAGGATGTACTATTAGTACCAGCAAAATCAGAAGTTTTACCAAAAGAAGTTTGCATTAAAACAAAGCTTACAAAAAAAATTGAATTAAATATTCCATTTGTGAGTGCAGCTATGGATACAGTAACTGAATTTGAAGCTGCAATTGCAATGGCAAGACTTGGAGGGATTGGAATTATTCATAAAAATATGGATATTGAAACTCAAGTTTTACAATGTAAAAAAGTAAAAAAGTCTGAATCAGGAATGATTATAGACCCAATCACAATTAAACCTTCTCAAACATTACAAGATGCAGAAGATATAATGGCATCTTATAGAATCTCTGGAGTTCCTGTTGTAGATGATAATAATATTTTAGTTGGTATTTTAACAAACAGAGATATGAGATTTACAAAAGATTTTACACAAAAAGCTAAAGATAAAATGACTATTATGCCTTTAGTTACTGCAAAAGAGGGTACTACTTTAGAAGAAGCTGCTGATATTATGCATGCTAATAAAATAGAAAAATTACCAATTGTTGATAACAATAATAGATTAATAGGATTGATTACAATCAAAGATATTAACAAAAAAAGAGAATATCCAAATGCAAATAAAGATGAATTTGGAAGATTAAGAGTTGGTGCTGCTATTGGTGTTGGTCAATTAGATAGAGCTAGAGCTTTAGTTGCAGTTGGTGTTGATGTTTTAGTTCTTGATTCAGCTCATGGACATTCAAAAGGTATTTTAGATACAGTTAAAGCTATAAAAGCTGAAATGGATGTGCAAATTATTGCTGGAAATGTAGCAACTGCTGAAGCAACTGCTGATCTAATTGCAGCTGGTGCTGATGCTGTTAAAGTTGGAATTGGACCTGGTTCTATTTGTACAACAAGAATCGTAGCAGGTGTAGGAATTCCTCAAATTAGTGCAATTGATGAATGTGCAGCTGAAGGTGCAAAAACAGGAACACCAATTATTGCTGATGGTGGAATTAAATATTCTGGAGATGTAGCTAAAGCTTTAGCTGTTGGTGCAAGTTCAGTTATGATGGGAAGTGCATTAGCTGGAACTGATGAAAGTCCAGGTGAAGTTGTATTATTCCAAGGTAGAAAATTTAAAACATATAGAGGAATGGGTTCTATTGGAGCTATGACTAAAGGAAGTACAGATAGATATTTCCAAGAAGGAACAGCTGCTGATAAATTAGTTCCAGAAGGAATTGAAGGAAGAGTTGCTTATAGAGGAAGTATAGCTGATATTATTCATCAAATGGTTGGTGGATTAAGAAGTTCTATGGGGTACTTAGGAAGTAAAGATATTCCAACTTTCCAAGAAAGAGCAGAGTTTGTAGAAATTACAAGTGCAGGACTTAGAGAGTCTCATGTTCATGATGTAACTATTACAAATGAGGCACCAAACTATCACATTTAA
- a CDS encoding FKBP-type peptidyl-prolyl cis-trans isomerase has protein sequence MAIKNNQVISMQYELKVNGNLIESNLDGDSIEFVFGSGDIVPGLEARIIDMNEGESKDIKVPAIEAYGNYDENLSEIVPIEEFKGIDLQIGMILEGENENGELFKATVSDVTKENVTVDYNHPLAGNDLDFKIVINKIV, from the coding sequence ATGGCAATAAAAAATAATCAAGTAATATCAATGCAATATGAATTAAAAGTAAATGGAAATCTAATAGAATCAAATTTAGATGGTGATTCAATAGAATTTGTATTTGGAAGTGGAGATATAGTTCCCGGATTGGAAGCAAGAATAATAGATATGAATGAAGGAGAATCTAAAGATATAAAAGTTCCAGCTATTGAAGCTTATGGAAATTATGATGAAAATTTATCAGAAATTGTACCTATTGAAGAGTTTAAAGGTATTGATTTACAAATTGGAATGATTCTTGAAGGTGAAAATGAAAATGGAGAACTATTTAAAGCTACTGTAAGTGATGTAACAAAAGAGAATGTAACTGTTGATTACAACCATCCCTTAGCAGGAAATGATTTAGATTTTAAAATAGTTATAAATAAAATAGTTTAA
- a CDS encoding DUF4065 domain-containing protein: MTIDMTKVANVILYMLHKQVKHLNDKKVAIMLFLMDYNHQKHCGEKIFNEEYIKGSRHPEPAIVGELFDIVANQEDLDEDDERIYLMQELLDYLDIEIIEKEKFIELSFIKMEEEFDESLFTKDELKTIHKIVSLYSDLSPRNIANECFKIDEVRTTPKGEKII, translated from the coding sequence TTGACAATAGATATGACAAAAGTAGCAAATGTAATTTTATATATGCTACATAAACAAGTAAAACATTTAAATGATAAAAAAGTAGCTATCATGCTTTTTTTAATGGATTATAATCATCAAAAACATTGTGGAGAGAAAATATTTAATGAAGAATATATAAAAGGTTCAAGACATCCTGAGCCTGCTATTGTAGGAGAACTTTTTGATATAGTGGCAAATCAAGAGGATTTAGATGAAGATGATGAAAGAATTTATTTAATGCAAGAATTACTTGATTATTTAGATATTGAAATTATTGAAAAAGAAAAATTTATAGAATTGAGTTTTATAAAAATGGAAGAAGAGTTTGATGAATCACTATTTACAAAAGATGAACTAAAAACTATTCATAAAATTGTAAGTTTATATTCAGACTTAAGCCCAAGAAACATTGCAAATGAGTGTTTTAAAATAGATGAAGTAAGAACTACACCAAAAGGTGAGAAAATAATATAA